The following coding sequences are from one Lipingzhangella halophila window:
- the cimA gene encoding citramalate synthase has product MPDDSFHVFDTTLRDGAQREGVTLTIADKLAIAKLLDEFGVGFIEGGWPGANPKDTEFFQRASQELPLKHAQLTAFGATRRAGVRAADDPQVAALRDSGAPVVTLVAKSDVRHVEQALRTTPEENLEMVADTISHLRESGQRVFLDCEHFFDGYRYDPEYAVSVVRTAADAGVDVVVLCDTNGGMLPADITAVIAELRERTDVRLGMHAQDDSGCAVANTLAAVDAGATHVQCTANGYGERVGNANLFTVVGDLALKYGRDILPDDCLREATRVSLAIAEIVNIAPATHQPYVGISAFAHKAGLHASAIKVDPDLYQHTDPTLVGNDMRMLVSDMAGRASIELKAKELGLDLGDDREAVGRVVDRVKSLEQAGYSFEAADASLELLLREELGRQVRYFETESWRVIAERSPTDAGAARPALFTSQESEAVSEATVKLYVKGERVIATAEGNGPVNALDRALRSAVEGVYTALASLSLTDYKVRILEGGTGTGAITRILVTFSDGRSEWTTVGVGENVIDASWIALEQAVSYGLLMQGYPAP; this is encoded by the coding sequence ATGCCAGACGACAGTTTCCACGTCTTCGACACGACCCTGCGCGATGGCGCGCAGCGCGAAGGTGTCACTCTCACCATCGCGGACAAGCTCGCCATCGCGAAGCTGCTCGACGAGTTCGGCGTCGGGTTCATCGAGGGCGGCTGGCCGGGAGCCAACCCCAAGGACACCGAGTTCTTTCAGCGGGCTTCACAAGAGCTGCCGCTGAAGCACGCGCAACTCACCGCGTTCGGCGCGACCCGCCGGGCCGGTGTGCGGGCCGCCGACGACCCTCAGGTGGCCGCTTTGCGCGACTCCGGTGCGCCGGTCGTCACTCTTGTCGCCAAGAGTGACGTCCGGCACGTCGAGCAGGCCCTGCGCACCACCCCCGAAGAGAACCTGGAGATGGTCGCCGACACCATCTCCCACCTGCGCGAGAGCGGGCAGCGGGTGTTCCTCGACTGCGAGCACTTCTTCGACGGCTACCGCTACGACCCCGAGTACGCGGTCAGCGTGGTGCGGACCGCCGCCGACGCGGGGGTCGACGTGGTCGTCCTCTGCGACACCAACGGCGGCATGCTTCCGGCGGACATCACCGCGGTCATCGCGGAACTGCGGGAGCGCACCGACGTCCGGCTCGGGATGCACGCCCAGGACGACAGCGGCTGCGCGGTGGCCAACACGCTCGCCGCCGTCGACGCCGGCGCAACCCACGTGCAGTGCACCGCCAACGGCTACGGCGAGCGCGTGGGCAACGCGAACCTGTTCACGGTGGTCGGGGATCTCGCCCTCAAGTACGGCCGCGACATCCTGCCCGACGACTGCCTGCGGGAGGCGACCCGGGTCTCGCTGGCCATCGCGGAGATCGTGAACATCGCCCCGGCCACCCACCAGCCCTACGTGGGGATCTCGGCGTTCGCGCACAAGGCCGGGCTGCACGCCTCGGCGATCAAGGTCGACCCCGACCTGTACCAGCACACGGACCCCACGCTCGTGGGCAACGACATGCGGATGCTGGTCTCCGACATGGCCGGCCGCGCCTCGATCGAGCTGAAGGCCAAGGAACTCGGGCTCGACCTCGGTGATGACCGCGAGGCCGTCGGCCGGGTGGTGGACCGGGTGAAGTCCCTGGAACAGGCCGGGTACAGCTTCGAGGCGGCCGACGCGTCGCTGGAGCTGCTGCTGCGCGAGGAGCTCGGCCGGCAGGTGCGCTACTTCGAGACGGAGTCCTGGCGGGTTATCGCGGAGCGTTCCCCCACGGACGCCGGTGCCGCCCGGCCCGCCCTCTTCACGTCGCAGGAGAGCGAGGCGGTCAGCGAGGCCACCGTCAAGCTGTACGTCAAGGGCGAGCGGGTGATCGCGACCGCTGAGGGCAACGGCCCGGTCAACGCGCTGGACCGTGCGCTGCGCAGCGCTGTCGAGGGCGTGTACACGGCGCTTGCCAGCCTGTCCCTCACCGACTACAAGGTCCGCATCCTCGAAGGCGGGACGGGAACCGGCGCCATCACCCGCATCCTGGTCACGTTCAGCGACGGCCGCTCCGAGTGGACCACGGTCGGGGTCGGCGAGAACGTCATCGACGCGTCGTGGATCGCGCTGGAGCAGGCGGTGTCCTACGGCCTGCTGATGCAGGGCTACCCGGCTCCCTGA
- a CDS encoding DUF397 domain-containing protein has translation MAAPWHTSSYSTGGDANCVEYRTENGHERVLVRDTQHRQLGHLDFGAATWAHFLSAVRRSEV, from the coding sequence GTGGCCGCCCCTTGGCACACGTCCAGCTACAGCACCGGTGGTGACGCCAACTGCGTCGAGTACCGCACGGAGAACGGGCACGAGCGGGTGCTCGTTCGCGACACCCAGCACAGACAACTCGGCCACCTGGACTTCGGCGCCGCTACCTGGGCCCACTTCCTCTCCGCCGTGCGCCGTAGCGAGGTCTGA
- a CDS encoding helix-turn-helix domain-containing protein: protein MANERWQYYGSELRRLRAQAGLTQRQLGSQVGLSHAMVGALERAIRVPTRDYSDAFDSALATGGALTRIWNDVTGRRDVPEWFKDVLTLEQYANEIREFESLVVPGMLQTEEYARHLESNQHQRPNPEIVDNYVETRIGRLPVTLENGALMTFVIPERVLRHQIGDVAMMRRQLGHIAGKAEGGEFIVQVLVGAPCLAAGPPFRLMDLERQTVGYAESADGGVLVDHPHRVAGMASRFVRLQSEALPPGDSVNLIRKLEDTYASALENE from the coding sequence ATGGCGAACGAGCGTTGGCAGTACTACGGCTCGGAACTACGTCGGCTCAGGGCTCAAGCTGGGCTGACGCAACGGCAGCTTGGCAGCCAAGTGGGTCTCTCGCACGCGATGGTTGGTGCGCTGGAGCGAGCGATACGCGTACCAACTCGGGACTATTCGGACGCGTTCGATTCCGCGTTGGCAACAGGGGGAGCACTCACCCGGATATGGAACGATGTCACCGGACGGCGGGATGTCCCTGAGTGGTTCAAGGACGTGCTCACGCTAGAGCAGTACGCGAACGAGATCCGGGAGTTCGAGTCACTGGTCGTTCCCGGAATGCTGCAGACCGAGGAGTACGCGAGGCACCTCGAATCGAACCAGCACCAGAGACCCAATCCGGAAATAGTGGACAACTACGTTGAAACCCGCATAGGTAGGCTTCCAGTGACGCTGGAGAACGGGGCCTTGATGACCTTCGTCATCCCGGAAAGGGTGCTCCGCCACCAGATCGGCGACGTGGCCATGATGCGGCGCCAGTTGGGCCACATTGCTGGCAAGGCAGAAGGAGGCGAGTTCATCGTGCAGGTCCTCGTTGGTGCTCCCTGTCTGGCGGCCGGTCCCCCTTTCCGGCTCATGGACTTGGAGCGCCAGACCGTCGGATACGCAGAGAGCGCGGATGGTGGTGTCCTGGTGGACCATCCGCATCGAGTTGCCGGTATGGCCTCCCGGTTCGTTCGTTTGCAGAGCGAGGCCCTCCCCCCGGGCGACTCGGTGAACTTGATTAGGAAACTGGAGGATACGTATGCATCAGCGCTGGAGAACGAGTAG
- a CDS encoding polymorphic toxin-type HINT domain-containing protein: MAAIAATVLGSGITGRVTGMVEDAITSVGTPGNGSGPQAGGEHGDEQQHDTPGGDQQPATPQADPDNDNDDEGEGGGGGGPLGSMPTLDTDLGPGSGSGESFAPLGVDNLLAGPPSAGLTPTYSTGDLRDDIADLADDAAESQARATREGLEMAEETIRGPIDLAQDLREDAPGTLRRGAENAIAGATELHNEYAATVRDSAELIRQGFDDGEYLSGLWDGASHLATWNLSQSAQLAISEEGYEHFANGEFEQGLVRSTANAASWLIGGPALKGLTKLPNGTGRNPDPDPDPEPDSHHLADGETDSQGQNRDEDDTDEPNGNCRTNSFTPGTPVLMADGSTTPIQDIQTGDEILAFDPATGEEGPREVTDTITGDGQKTLVDITVTDTDGTTSTLTATDEHPFWAPKAGQWVDATDLTPGTWLRTSTGTWTQITAVDTNTVDDQQVHNLTIDDLHTYYVVAGEVDVLVHNQGGCRRGKVSFRGNDLAQEAYDYRAANNLNPQRNISTFEYVDRDGNPQTITRANEPGGRHAESVIMNELKEEKIPNENITGVYSERVPCSSGKSKSCAARLGNYENAEISWSLDGNGRENFGAIARDMESRGDSE, from the coding sequence GTGGCCGCGATCGCCGCCACAGTGCTCGGCTCCGGCATCACCGGACGTGTCACCGGCATGGTCGAGGACGCCATCACCTCCGTGGGCACCCCGGGAAACGGCTCGGGCCCCCAGGCCGGAGGTGAGCACGGCGACGAACAGCAACACGACACTCCGGGTGGGGACCAGCAACCAGCCACCCCGCAGGCCGACCCCGACAACGACAACGACGACGAAGGCGAGGGCGGGGGCGGGGGCGGTCCGCTGGGCTCCATGCCCACCCTCGACACCGACCTGGGTCCCGGCAGCGGCAGCGGCGAATCGTTCGCGCCACTGGGCGTGGACAACCTCCTCGCCGGGCCCCCAAGCGCCGGGCTCACCCCCACCTACTCCACCGGAGACCTGCGCGACGACATCGCCGACCTGGCCGATGACGCCGCCGAGTCCCAGGCCCGCGCCACCCGCGAGGGCCTGGAAATGGCCGAGGAAACCATCCGCGGTCCCATCGACCTCGCACAGGACCTGCGCGAGGACGCCCCGGGAACCCTCCGCCGCGGCGCGGAGAACGCCATCGCCGGCGCCACCGAGCTACACAACGAGTACGCCGCAACCGTGCGCGACAGCGCCGAACTGATCCGGCAAGGCTTCGACGACGGCGAGTACCTGAGCGGACTGTGGGACGGAGCCAGCCACCTCGCCACCTGGAACCTCAGCCAAAGCGCACAGTTGGCCATCAGCGAAGAAGGCTACGAACACTTCGCCAACGGCGAGTTCGAACAAGGACTCGTCCGCTCCACCGCCAACGCCGCCAGCTGGCTCATCGGCGGCCCCGCCCTCAAAGGACTCACCAAACTCCCCAACGGCACCGGCCGCAACCCCGACCCCGACCCAGACCCAGAACCCGACTCCCACCACCTCGCCGACGGCGAGACCGACAGCCAGGGCCAGAACCGCGACGAGGACGACACCGACGAACCCAACGGCAACTGCCGCACCAACAGCTTCACCCCCGGCACACCCGTGCTCATGGCCGACGGCTCCACCACCCCCATCCAAGACATCCAGACCGGCGACGAAATCCTCGCCTTCGACCCCGCCACCGGTGAAGAAGGCCCACGCGAGGTCACCGACACCATCACCGGCGACGGTCAGAAGACCCTCGTCGACATCACGGTTACCGACACCGACGGCACCACCAGCACCCTCACCGCCACCGACGAACACCCCTTCTGGGCCCCCAAGGCCGGCCAATGGGTCGACGCCACCGACCTCACCCCCGGCACCTGGCTCCGCACCTCCACCGGCACCTGGACCCAAATCACCGCCGTCGACACCAACACCGTCGACGACCAACAGGTCCACAACCTCACCATCGACGACCTCCACACCTACTACGTTGTGGCTGGCGAGGTTGACGTCCTCGTTCACAACCAGGGCGGATGTCGTCGCGGAAAGGTTTCGTTCCGCGGGAATGACCTGGCACAGGAAGCGTATGATTATCGCGCAGCGAATAATCTGAATCCCCAGAGAAATATCTCAACTTTCGAATATGTAGACAGAGATGGAAACCCACAAACCATAACGCGCGCGAATGAACCGGGCGGCAGACATGCTGAGAGCGTGATTATGAATGAATTGAAAGAAGAAAAAATACCCAACGAAAATATCACCGGAGTGTACTCCGAGAGAGTGCCCTGCAGCAGTGGAAAATCAAAAAGCTGCGCGGCCCGATTGGGTAATTATGAGAACGCAGAAATATCGTGGAGCTTGGATGGAAATGGCAGAGAAAATTTTGGTGCGATAGCACGGGACATGGAAAGCCGCGGGGACAGCGAATAG
- a CDS encoding SUKH-4 family immunity protein, whose protein sequence is MDDPENRRRQINQLLDELRDSDTQSLTSRDASVEFDVARNWNIPESDKIASESWGLPKNIKPDYFFNKPQIEHHPQVSFQSKNFYSIGEIADDPIVVEPDSGAVYFLASWSYKKVIFNSSLQGYIKCSWLWRSTLPLLVEMGNLTWTIEQFDSHEDEIQEIFECMQRIDPTVVDSRSSMWGEIVFDLLM, encoded by the coding sequence ATGGACGATCCGGAGAATAGGCGCCGTCAGATCAATCAGTTGTTGGACGAGCTTCGCGACTCGGACACACAGAGTCTGACTTCCCGGGACGCTTCAGTTGAGTTTGACGTGGCAAGAAACTGGAACATTCCAGAATCCGACAAGATTGCATCCGAATCCTGGGGTCTACCCAAGAACATCAAGCCTGACTATTTTTTCAACAAACCGCAGATTGAACATCATCCCCAGGTTTCATTCCAGTCGAAAAATTTCTATTCGATCGGGGAAATCGCTGACGATCCAATCGTGGTGGAACCCGACTCAGGGGCCGTCTATTTTCTCGCCTCTTGGTCATACAAGAAAGTGATTTTCAATTCATCACTTCAAGGATACATCAAGTGCTCATGGCTGTGGCGAAGCACTCTTCCTCTACTGGTTGAAATGGGCAACCTAACATGGACGATCGAGCAGTTCGACTCACACGAAGATGAAATACAAGAGATATTTGAATGCATGCAAAGAATCGATCCAACGGTTGTCGATTCCAGGTCTTCTATGTGGGGCGAGATTGTCTTCGACCTCCTCATGTGA
- a CDS encoding cytochrome P450: MRLEEGVLPLAEYLREHAAERRSRPREDLLPKLVEAEVDGERLPDDQVVMFAHLPLVAGDVTTTALLGNAVLCLDAFPDEQAKARADRSTVPAAIEETLRLLPPFAALARSTTREVRLGGDTIPADRVLTIWPAAANRDPRVFANPDPFVPDRTPNPHLSFGHGIHFCLGAPLARLEGRVALNILFDRFGALRTDPGEPVEFNTTSTMTGVRRLPLIARA; the protein is encoded by the coding sequence ATGCGTCTGGAGGAGGGGGTGCTTCCTCTCGCGGAGTACCTCCGCGAGCACGCGGCCGAGCGGCGTAGCCGTCCCCGGGAGGATCTGCTGCCCAAGCTGGTCGAGGCCGAGGTGGACGGGGAGCGCCTGCCGGACGACCAGGTCGTCATGTTCGCCCACCTCCCGCTGGTCGCCGGGGACGTCACCACAACGGCGCTGCTGGGGAACGCGGTGCTGTGTCTGGACGCCTTTCCCGACGAACAGGCGAAGGCGCGCGCGGACCGTTCGACGGTTCCCGCCGCGATCGAGGAGACACTACGGCTGCTCCCTCCGTTCGCCGCGCTCGCCCGGTCCACCACCCGCGAGGTGCGACTCGGCGGTGACACCATCCCCGCCGACCGGGTGCTCACCATTTGGCCGGCGGCGGCCAACCGGGATCCGCGGGTGTTCGCGAACCCCGACCCCTTTGTCCCGGACCGCACCCCCAACCCACATCTGAGCTTCGGCCACGGCATCCACTTCTGCCTGGGCGCGCCACTGGCGAGGCTCGAGGGACGGGTGGCGCTGAACATCCTGTTCGATCGGTTCGGTGCGCTTCGCACCGATCCCGGCGAGCCGGTCGAGTTCAACACCACCTCCACGATGACCGGAGTCAGGAGGTTGCCCCTGATCGCCAGGGCCTGA
- a CDS encoding Imm7 family immunity protein: MRERPRKSRVRAVNNEYVAQAKLSRVQVNKTFRNQAKAAFEAASQSGRSVYYHFQGGPLSPEVRSRLEEYANRYGVDLVIDDTPFDNLNWTTRMFEIHGWITIQEPGDNDVPSSVRNRIQDLVEVAKGGNALVDLSWMNGQLTIHFGGFSNHRSPDIEELLSLFLKAGEIAKGSYGLLYYHDDEEEDPEGRNSFKVMVMRHGRVTNERDTLLSPVIPTIESPDVPGQ; this comes from the coding sequence ATTCGAGAACGACCCCGGAAATCGAGAGTTCGAGCCGTAAACAACGAGTACGTGGCTCAGGCGAAGCTATCTAGAGTCCAGGTCAACAAGACTTTCCGAAATCAGGCGAAGGCTGCATTCGAAGCGGCTAGCCAGAGTGGAAGGTCTGTGTACTATCACTTCCAAGGAGGGCCGCTGTCGCCGGAGGTGCGATCTAGACTGGAAGAGTATGCCAATCGCTACGGCGTGGACCTAGTTATCGACGACACACCCTTCGACAATCTTAATTGGACCACTAGAATGTTCGAAATACATGGCTGGATCACGATCCAGGAACCCGGAGACAACGACGTCCCCTCCAGCGTCCGGAATAGGATCCAGGATTTGGTTGAAGTCGCGAAGGGAGGAAACGCGCTCGTCGACCTAAGCTGGATGAACGGTCAGTTGACTATCCACTTCGGCGGATTCTCCAACCACAGATCGCCGGACATCGAGGAGTTATTATCACTTTTCCTGAAGGCGGGGGAGATTGCCAAAGGTTCTTACGGGCTTCTGTACTACCACGATGACGAGGAGGAGGATCCGGAAGGACGGAACTCGTTCAAAGTGATGGTGATGCGACACGGACGGGTCACGAATGAGCGAGATACGCTTCTCAGCCCCGTGATTCCCACGATTGAGTCACCGGATGTTCCCGGCCAATGA
- a CDS encoding contact-dependent growth inhibition system immunity protein: MTESLRGVYELQGMFHQDWDLDYESWDEVIEDFARSRSAYASAAVTELANMAEQWSEKRIRKEIRVIVTQKEAAKLPQPRWKNAALTLRERIIAAQRNYGHWSTD, translated from the coding sequence ATGACCGAATCACTCCGCGGTGTCTATGAGCTCCAGGGAATGTTTCACCAGGACTGGGATCTTGACTATGAGTCATGGGACGAGGTCATTGAAGATTTCGCTCGGTCTCGTTCGGCATACGCCTCGGCGGCCGTGACAGAACTGGCCAACATGGCGGAACAATGGTCCGAGAAGCGGATCCGCAAAGAGATCCGGGTCATCGTCACACAGAAAGAAGCCGCCAAACTACCGCAACCGAGATGGAAGAACGCCGCTCTAACGCTGCGCGAGCGAATCATCGCTGCGCAGAGGAACTACGGACACTGGTCAACCGACTGA
- a CDS encoding DUF6230 family protein, which produces MTDALPVDTEDAEDTEDAGTGHTSWKRFGVFTVIGGVAVGGLLYALANGAVAAQFVVSDLDFKVSADQLVGTGFEQYGGINVDRNDEPLPMATAAISEAELHSMCQSVLLDDQLPGLPPISLNLTAGTGDTPAEAETLLVDMHQMAGDAEFENLDIGANAPDMDKGPDAGTPIHGMFGMQSDTIVVNDLEQEARATTAGSFVLNDLNLTLEFGENECF; this is translated from the coding sequence ATGACCGACGCGCTCCCCGTCGACACCGAGGACGCCGAGGACACCGAAGACGCCGGGACCGGACACACCAGCTGGAAGCGTTTCGGGGTCTTCACCGTCATCGGAGGCGTTGCTGTCGGCGGCCTGCTCTACGCCCTGGCCAACGGCGCCGTCGCCGCCCAGTTCGTCGTCTCCGACCTCGACTTCAAGGTGTCGGCCGACCAGTTGGTCGGCACTGGGTTCGAGCAGTACGGCGGAATCAACGTCGACCGCAACGACGAACCGCTGCCGATGGCCACCGCCGCAATCAGCGAGGCCGAGCTGCACTCGATGTGCCAGTCCGTCCTGCTCGACGACCAGCTCCCCGGCCTCCCTCCCATCTCGCTGAACCTCACCGCCGGGACCGGTGACACCCCGGCCGAGGCCGAGACCCTGCTGGTCGACATGCACCAGATGGCGGGTGACGCCGAGTTCGAGAACCTCGACATCGGCGCCAACGCCCCCGACATGGACAAGGGGCCCGATGCGGGCACCCCGATCCACGGCATGTTCGGCATGCAGTCCGACACCATCGTCGTCAACGACCTGGAACAGGAGGCCCGGGCCACCACCGCGGGATCCTTCGTGCTGAACGACCTCAACCTGACGCTGGAGTTCGGCGAGAACGAGTGCTTCTGA
- a CDS encoding DUF6114 domain-containing protein translates to MADQSPTRRRSLPVRMWLRWRRWRRSRPFWGGLLMITGGVELALLPLGPLEIGVAGVALPGVPTYMLALFVISLGAITWFTPQQHTITGLLGGICALGSLVLSNLGGLFIGALLVLAGSGLTFAWAPGARPARRRGRRRADATAPPAGTPDASTNTNTASTALGPPGGPLDEPAEHDGEQWPRPSSPSPTSGT, encoded by the coding sequence GTGGCCGACCAATCCCCCACGCGTCGTCGGAGCCTGCCGGTGCGTATGTGGCTGCGCTGGCGACGGTGGCGCCGCAGCCGCCCGTTCTGGGGTGGGCTCCTGATGATCACCGGTGGTGTTGAGCTGGCGCTCCTGCCCCTTGGGCCGTTGGAGATCGGGGTCGCCGGTGTGGCGCTCCCCGGCGTGCCGACCTACATGCTGGCCCTCTTCGTCATCTCCCTGGGCGCCATCACCTGGTTCACCCCACAGCAGCACACCATCACCGGTCTCCTCGGCGGCATCTGCGCCCTGGGGTCGCTGGTGTTGTCCAACCTCGGTGGCCTGTTCATCGGGGCACTGCTGGTCCTGGCCGGGTCGGGGCTCACCTTCGCGTGGGCCCCCGGGGCACGGCCGGCGCGACGCCGGGGTCGACGCCGCGCCGACGCCACCGCTCCGCCCGCCGGCACGCCCGACGCCAGCACCAACACCAACACTGCGAGCACGGCCCTCGGTCCCCCAGGTGGCCCGCTGGATGAGCCCGCGGAGCACGACGGGGAGCAGTGGCCACGCCCATCCAGTCCCAGCCCGACGTCTGGGACGTGA
- a CDS encoding branched-chain amino acid aminotransferase: MNSSTTTSGLTFDVQLSSQRKTPQERDALLDNPGFGTVFTDHMVTIRYTEGKGWHDAQLEPYGPVTLDPATASLHYAQEIFEGLKAYRHPDGTIACFRPEANAARFNRSARRMAMPELPEELFTGALETLLQHDAEWVPSQENSSLYLRPFMFATDVGLGVNNPSRSYLFMLIASPSGAYFSGGVKPVTVWLSEDYTRAAPGGTGEAKFAGNYAASFLAQAQAVEQGCDQVVWLDAVEHRWVEEMGGMNLFFVFGSGDDAQLMTPALTGTLLPGITRDSLLKLAPELGFRTEEGRISTDRWREAATSGELTEVFACGTAAVITPVGHVRGPGGEFTIGDGTPGPITMRLREDLVALQYGTRPDTHGWVRKVV, encoded by the coding sequence ATGAACAGCAGCACCACCACAAGCGGGTTGACGTTCGACGTCCAGCTCTCGTCCCAGCGGAAGACCCCGCAGGAACGCGATGCCCTACTGGACAATCCGGGGTTCGGCACCGTCTTCACCGACCACATGGTCACCATCCGCTACACGGAAGGCAAAGGCTGGCACGACGCCCAGCTCGAACCGTACGGTCCCGTCACACTCGATCCGGCCACCGCGTCTCTGCACTACGCCCAGGAGATCTTCGAGGGGCTGAAGGCCTACCGGCACCCCGACGGCACCATCGCGTGCTTCCGGCCCGAGGCCAACGCGGCCCGGTTCAACCGCAGCGCCCGCCGTATGGCCATGCCCGAGCTGCCCGAGGAGCTCTTCACCGGCGCCCTCGAGACGCTGCTCCAGCACGACGCCGAGTGGGTTCCCAGCCAGGAGAACAGCAGCCTCTACCTGCGTCCGTTCATGTTCGCCACCGATGTCGGGCTCGGGGTGAACAACCCGTCCCGGAGCTACCTCTTCATGCTGATCGCCTCCCCGTCGGGGGCGTACTTCTCGGGAGGGGTCAAGCCGGTCACGGTCTGGCTCAGCGAGGACTACACGCGTGCCGCCCCCGGCGGTACCGGCGAGGCCAAGTTCGCCGGTAACTACGCCGCGAGCTTCCTCGCCCAGGCGCAGGCCGTCGAGCAGGGGTGCGACCAGGTCGTCTGGCTCGACGCCGTCGAGCACCGTTGGGTCGAGGAGATGGGCGGGATGAACCTGTTCTTCGTCTTCGGCTCCGGCGATGACGCCCAGCTCATGACGCCCGCGCTCACCGGGACACTGCTTCCCGGCATCACCCGCGACTCCCTGCTCAAGCTCGCGCCCGAGCTGGGTTTCCGAACCGAGGAGGGCCGGATCAGCACCGACCGCTGGCGCGAGGCCGCCACCAGCGGCGAGCTGACCGAGGTCTTCGCCTGCGGTACCGCCGCCGTCATCACCCCTGTCGGACACGTCCGGGGCCCCGGGGGAGAGTTCACGATCGGCGACGGCACTCCCGGCCCGATCACCATGCGCCTCCGCGAGGATCTGGTGGCGCTGCAGTACGGCACCCGTCCCGACACCCACGGCTGGGTGCGGAAGGTCGTCTGA
- a CDS encoding 3-isopropylmalate dehydrogenase, with the protein MAARTVKLAVIPGDGIGPEVVAEGLKVLSAAASKHDVALDTTEYELGARRWHATGETLPDSVEDELRSYEAILLGAVGDPSVPSGVLERGLLLRLRFAFSHYVNLRPVRLYPGVSTPLAAPEADDIDMLVVREGTEGPYAGMGGVLRKGTPGEIATQDSVNTRFGVERVVRYAFEKANARPRAKLTLVHKDNVLTFAGELWQRVVREVGAEYPRVSVDYCHVDAATMFFVSQPERFDVVVTDNLFGDIITDLGAAIAGGIGLAASGNINPENDFPSMFEPVHGSAPDITGQGKADPTATVLSSAIMLEHLGLSAAASQVEQAVAEDLNARVKDGSERSTTQIGDDIASRVAEQG; encoded by the coding sequence ATGGCTGCTCGCACCGTTAAGTTGGCTGTCATCCCTGGCGACGGCATCGGGCCCGAGGTGGTCGCGGAAGGGCTGAAGGTCCTGTCCGCGGCCGCGTCGAAACACGACGTCGCCCTCGACACCACCGAGTACGAGCTCGGTGCCCGGCGATGGCACGCCACCGGTGAGACGCTGCCCGATTCGGTCGAGGACGAGCTCCGCTCCTACGAGGCCATCCTGCTGGGGGCCGTCGGCGACCCCTCGGTGCCCAGCGGGGTCCTGGAGCGCGGCCTGCTGCTCCGGCTGCGGTTCGCCTTCTCGCACTACGTGAACCTGCGCCCGGTGCGGCTCTACCCGGGCGTGTCCACGCCGCTCGCCGCGCCCGAGGCCGACGACATCGACATGCTCGTGGTCCGCGAGGGCACTGAGGGGCCCTACGCGGGGATGGGCGGCGTGCTGCGCAAGGGCACGCCCGGCGAGATCGCCACCCAGGACAGCGTCAACACCCGCTTCGGCGTGGAGCGCGTGGTTCGCTACGCGTTCGAGAAAGCCAACGCGCGCCCGCGCGCCAAGCTCACCCTCGTGCACAAGGACAACGTGCTGACTTTCGCCGGTGAGCTGTGGCAGCGCGTCGTGCGCGAGGTCGGCGCCGAGTACCCGCGGGTCTCGGTGGACTACTGCCACGTCGACGCCGCCACCATGTTCTTCGTGTCGCAGCCGGAGCGCTTCGACGTCGTGGTGACCGACAACCTGTTCGGCGACATCATCACCGACCTCGGCGCCGCCATCGCCGGCGGGATCGGTCTGGCCGCGAGCGGCAACATCAACCCCGAGAACGACTTCCCCAGCATGTTCGAACCGGTGCACGGATCCGCGCCGGACATCACCGGCCAAGGGAAGGCCGATCCCACGGCCACGGTCCTCTCGTCGGCCATCATGCTGGAGCACCTCGGTCTGAGCGCCGCGGCGAGCCAGGTCGAGCAGGCGGTGGCCGAGGACCTGAACGCGCGGGTGAAGGACGGCAGCGAGCGGTCCACCACCCAGATCGGCGACGACATAGCGAGTCGAGTAGCCGAGCAGGGCTGA